AGGGAAAGGAACGTTATTTGTCTCATTCGCTGTTTTCTCGGAGACGCTATCTACTCAGGAATGTGACCAACTACTTATTTCTCCATGTAGACCATGTTCTTAGGGGACGCTAACTTCTAGGGAACGTCACCATGAACTGCCTGGGACCGCCCCCCGCATGGGGCCTTCGGCCCCATGCCCCGCAGAACGCTAGGTCAGATTCCCACGTTTTTCCCGTTCCCGGATTTTACCCATTTTTACTCGATTTCACCtaaatttacacttttttCGAACTCTTTTTTGAACTTCTTTTTTCCGAACACTTTTCCTGAAACTACactgaaaataacaaaatcaacttggatttttagttaaattttgcTCGAAAAtcgatcatttttttccacaaaaaaaaaattacccccCACCccccaaatttatttttttttttgatagacAACATTTTTCTCTACCCCCTCCGACACTGTTTTATTACAACTTTGTCAATATCTTACAAGATAATTTCCGCTcaatttaagaataattttaataaagttcaTATGGCCGAAAAAATCGAGGGGGCCGAGGCTTCGAATACTCGGCGTAGGGAGGAGCGCGGGGAGGCGGAGGGGGATCCATTACTGACCCCCACGTTTCACACTcacaaaactcaaaaaattcattaaaatataaattttgaaaattttgaaatttttagatttttttttttttttttttttttttttttttcattttcaatggAAATTGGACCGTTTTTTTCggaagaaaaattgaaattttcatagaaaaaaaatttggaaatttaaacaatttttaaatttttcataaatttttcttataattttctaaggaaatttttttatcatttccaacggaaagtaaacttttttacaacgaaaaactaaaaatttgatgagaaaaagctttgaaatttaaggaattttggaattttttcaaagttttttaacttttttttttgttattttttacatcattttCAACGGATATTGGGCATTCTTTAAGgaagaaattgaataaaaaagtaggctatgaatttatttaagctaGGTCTCGTTACTTAAGTTATATTCCTTACTCTCCGAGATCATAAAATTGTAAGATCTCGGGAAAACCCGTGGTCTTGGGAAACTTATTTTCTTAAGTCTGtccttttatttaaagattgGAATTTGTTCTAGACGtaagctttttatttttttatttggaaacctgaaatatttataaatattgtaactaTACTACCTAAGATAGAACTAGTAAGCCGATTAGAGACCACAATAAAACTTGGGAATCTCCAACGTCGACAAAAAGGCAAGTCCGGAGCCATAAAACATCGCACCCCTGGAAACCCCTTAACCGCGCTGGATAAACCGCACAGCTGCATATTGGACAAAGCCAGTAGTCAAGAGGAGACCCGATTCTGCCGCTCACGTGACGTCAGATGGACCAGCCCCTGGGACGGGCCCAACCCCCACTCAAGCTGCCAGCGCGGACTTGCCATAATTTCAAGTTACCAAAAAAAAgcagaaatattttctaagtcgAATCGACAAGCCGTAATTTTGTAACTTGCTCGACAGAATATAGACTCCTTAAAtcttagttatttattaatcctTTTCATTTAGAAGAACTcttaacataatttaatttaatttatttctcaattatattattaataagtacaCCGCGTTCTACAAAGTTGAATATTCTAATACTCCCGGACGAATCGACCCctgtcgataaaaaaaaaaatcaaactaaaattaaatctatagCCAACCGCTAGGAGGAGGCGATAACAAAATATTGTCAAATTTATAGGTTAAGCCTCATAATAATGTAAACAAATCATACattcaaatttcattgttatcagttgtatagttatatattattacttaaGTATTCTGTTTTTTATTATGGGTCATTACATCAAGAGTaagttttttcaatacttttttattaaacaacattatgtatatttttatttttatttaggaaaCCTCAGCAGTCAtgagaatttcatttttatttactctattgtCTGTGGGCTCTGcgaatttatctatttttatttggtttttttcctattaattattataatgaaaacaataataagaCTACAGCATCTATGGATAATCTGCCAAcatatatcaataatattcCGTACGCGtacaataaattcatttattattacacctaataataatcaatattcaattattaacttgatattttaatatttttagcctCAAAcccaaatactttttataaaccactagttaaaaagttaataataatggttATTGACGCATTCAGATgggatttcatttttaaacatcaatgaaaaaatacataaaacaatgtttttaacaaataagttattagataataatttgGGTTCTAATTTTCGGGTTAAAGTTAATGTTCCGACAGTAACAATGCCGAGAATTAAGGTgcttatatacatgtatatttatccatcattcattatttaattgtcaatcaataaaatatactatttattcgattattattattattattattattattattattattttttttattgttagtcAATCACTACAGGTACTGTGTCAAATTTTATAGATGTTATTTTTAACCTTGGTGAAACACGTGTTCTAACTGATAATATACTTTTGCAAGCTAAAAaacataatcataaattaatattttatggtgATGACACATGGCTTCAAATgtataatgatatatttttccgGCATAAGGGAACTTCTTCATTTCTAGTTTCTGATTTTATTCAAGTttgtacaatatataatatatattattattactattattacttcattttctttgtagataaaatatttttgttttttttttaggttgaTGACAATGTTActcaatatattaattatgaattaaataaatctaatgaTTGGtcaataatgatatttacattttatttaggtCTTGATCATATTGGCCATGTCTATGGTCCTAATAACCCATTAATTAACGTTAAACTTGAGGAAatggataaaattattgatgaaatatcgaaaaaatcatACAATGGGTAATACACTATATACTTCATTTATTATACGACAATacttaataagtttttttttttttttttttttttttttttttttttatattattattttattggaaataaatgacaatagaataaacaaagtaaagaatcattatttataatatgtgGAGATCACGGGTATGAAAAATTCTGGAGGGCATGGTGGAGCAACGCCAGAGGAAACTCTGGTCCCTTTAATAGCTATTAGTGCACTCCTCattacactaataataattttaataataataataataataacaacttaCTATCTGACACTTTTAATCAAATTGACCAAATTGATATAACAGCAACTTTATCTGTAATGCTCGGAATTCCATTGCCATTATCAAACATAGGAAGTATTTCTTTAAacatgattattaataattacaatctgTCATTAGAAAATCAACTCTACATTCTTTATTACAATGCTAAACAagtatttagtaattttaaaattctatcaAACTACAATTACAAACGTATGTATTACTtgcattattattacaatttatattatttttgttaataatttgattatttatatttatatttttattttatgctgtacaattaattacatgaaaaaaatttttttttcttagagtgttattttgattatttaaaagctATCGAGTTACATTCAAAATGGATAAATACAACTGACacttataataatcataacaataataataataataataagaataatgataatgaattgGATCATGTTAatgtaataattcatttatatgtTAAATCATTacaagaaatgaaaaatttaactcaTTCAAAGTATGATACACTATAATATTATCTTAATGAGTATTgctattgttttaataattcaagttagtaattaaaactttaatattttatattaatatacatatatatttaatattataaaatgataacgttatttatatttattaggttttcataataatttttacttctttCAACGTTgacaaaaatatgaaattttcatttaaaaaatttttatatacatggacgttttggattattttctcatatttattaaattatatattacaaaattttatagataataataatgaagaatcAACAGAAATAACCAGTCTTTCAGTAgctaatattattatgatattatattatttaatataaatagctGTTTATTATCTATACGAATTGATTTTgttaatattgattttaaaaatttaaattttttatttttactggcTACAATATTACACGCTTCAAGTTTAGGTAGCAGTAGTTTTATAGAAGAAGAACATCAAACGTGGTTATTTTTATTGGGcgacatttattgtttttatatttatttattatattaaaaaaaaacatttaattatttttattataaaaaatcattttatactACTACCAACCGttactggaaaaattttattcttattaataGCACATcgattattaagaaaattaaatagcaCTGGTAATAAGTATGCTCATCAACCGGATATTAATGGATGGCTGAAGGCATTAAATCAACAATCTACCTTTTATAtgactttcattttattaatgggtaatttttttattactactaaaataataaattttaaatagccAACTGAATtctattatacatatatatatatacaattaattcatcatctttcttttttttttttccagctcttggattattactatttattctCGCATTCAAATtagataataatgaaaaatataaacgatTACACCgacgaaataaatttattttttattcaatttttttaatatgcatATATTTACGACATGCTTCGGAGCACAATCTTTTAAAACTGCCTTTTATCCTGAATCtaggtaaataatttttgtattataatataataaataatcaattaaaatatttatttaatttttagtggAATATATGAAGTTAATGTATTTTGGATTGTTTGtaccatttatttaatatattcttaaaaaatattatttactgctCAACAaatacaattcaaaatttattaaaccgatttatatatttattaattgaattttggATACTAGTATCTGCAATTTTACATCGaccttataatattatattattaccaATCCAATTattaactcaaattattatcgatgattttttcaaaatttatgataataaaaaaaatatttcatcaatAACCTACATAAGTTATTGTATTGGCaatgtgttttatttttatcaggtattaacttttttttttcaacaaacaATTCCACCcaaatcaatattattttagttgtTAAGTCTAttgaaaatgtatatattaatgcaatttaattgaatttttttatttaatagggAAACTCGAATAGTTTAGCAACTATTGATGTTGCTGCAAGTTGTGTTgggttacaaaaatttttaattcacattGCTGGATTATTtgtatgtataaatactttttcatcCACAGTATTAGCCTATTTAATGTTAATGTATCATCAAAGTAGTACATCCAAGGAAATcactgacaataataatatcatgtaagcaaaataaatactgaaaCATGTAAATTACAACAAACACAGAgtcttaatataattatatatattttatattcatttatttctttttttttttttttttttttttttacagcagtATCTGTCAGAACCTGTTCCTTATAAATCGTCAGTATGcactattgaaattattttcactaattgtatatacagtaataataagtattgaaaggtatcatttatttgtatgGTCAGTTTTTGCCCCAAAATTATTATACGAAGCTGTACACTgtgcaataatatttattgcaatttttataattcatattttgatAATGTCAAttagagtaataaaaaaaatatgaatatatgttattaaaataaattaatgcgATTAAAAGATACTCATTGcaattatatttcaatgaaaataaatatttttatatatatatatatatatatatatatatatatatatatatatatatttcaattagcgattatcaatattttgaacataatataaaaatatttaatttttaatgttaatagtaataataatttttaataagtctCAATCACTCATTGTacattatgtatatatttaatattgtatctaagattaaatttatattgttaattacttaaatttttaaatgcttgttattttaataattgtaaaaaatttagtctcacatatatttaaaaattgaataacatatacgaaaaataataataataataataatagttaaagtaaaataaattttaaatttacactttCGTTTTGGGTATGCgatttttcacattttatattaaatattgaccGAATTATCTCTCATTTTAGTGATTGTAcaaaatatattgttattgTACAATACTTaatgatcatataaaaatgataataatattattattattattattaatatacgcAGTGTTTAGTATTTGGCATTAAACTGTTAACATGGTATTGAATTATGTATTTACATtcattatgttttttaaaactaaaaaggTGAATTCATTCCGAGTTTTGTACCAAACTCTAATCGTGCCCTCTTTTGATATCGCACATTTGCtctaaaatgattttatttaaatttaataaatattgtaatttttttgttatttatttattattactacttacTTAATTTCTTGCCATTTTACTAGttcatttattgtaaaaactATCGGaatagatattaaaaaatataatggcaATTGAATtgggaattttgaatttttttgttgttcttctttcaataaattatacaatgTGTTACCAGAAAATAGAGCTTGTAATCCTAAActatgataattattgttaataataatcataataacttttaattaatttataaataatatatttaaaatttttttttttttttttttcaattaaatatacttacacaataactatattaaaaaaccaaaataaattattaaatggcAATCttcgaaatattaaatattctcGATGGACAAAACCTGATGAAATTGTTactgtaataatatatatatactcattaACATAATTAGTGACAATGCTAATCGTTTAAAcagtttaataatatataatataaaacaatagtattgtcaaattcatataatcattttttatatacataccaAAATGTAAGACTATTAACGTTAACGAAAAATGCTGcatcataaatataatatttggcTGAGAATTCCATCCACCCCAACTAACATCACTATTATTAACTTcaggataaatataaaaacattcTCTATTAATTGTtggtgttgttgttgtttttattgtataaagtGGACATAAAAATAGGTAAAAAACCATTTGTGACAATACaagtgttattattgttggCAAAAATTTACTACCATAGCAccaaataacaaaaaaagctacctaaaaaaaaaaaattaataatgatgataataataataacaaattttataatttaattatacctCGCCATTAATGACACACTGATTTTTTCCTGTAGCCCTTTGCATAATTGTAGGATCTGTTGGTGTGGCCATTATTGACATAGATAAAAGtggaataattaaacaaattaaccaCATTACTTGACTTATTGAGAGTAAAGGTggtagtaataaaaatactgataacGCTTGGGCAAAAGAAAGTGTCACAACACAACATAGCCAAAATTGAACACAATTCCATAAGCACCTCATGTAATCTCTAGcctataattatgaaaaaacaaaaagaaataaaatatcatgtgtatatgtttattaatttaattttatttttatagttaattaatttacctcCATTACTAGATGAAATAAAGCTATTGGATCTTCACGTTTTAGACTTAAAGAACAAGCTATTGAGTTAAGCGCACGACTTAAATCTACTGGTGATGGACCTTGATAATCATGAGGATTCATCATTACAGGAACTTTTTGACATACTTGTGGATACAAAGGTTCAACTGCAACtctataattatcattattgtttatatacatgaacaaatgaatttaaaaaaattattgatgtcagaaaatgtaaaaattaattaagaaatagctaaaaaaaatttaacaacgaGCCATTGAATTCTTTTAGCTaaaatccaataaatttttttattttcttcattattacaattataataaaaaaaaaaaaaattaaagtaatcaaataactttttttacccAGCATCTGCTTGCATAAATATTGGCATATTTTCAGCATTAGCTGATGAACCAAGTACACAAACAACTTCACCATAATCTTGCATAATATGTAACATTTCCCGAGTTACTGTTGTATTACAATCAGTAAATAACGATACTAATAAAGGTACATTGTCAACCATTTCAATATGCGGACGAATTTTATCTATTCCTCTTGGTAATTTTGcctacaatattattattattattattattattattattattattattattattattattattattattattatttaactagtTTCCTTACTCTAttagataaatcaaaattaactGGAGCACTCTGTTCAGTACTGTCAGTAAGACAACTTAGTGATCTCCAAGCTTCATGCCCAGATTCTAAATCAACACTTTGAACCAATACACTGTCCTCACTTCTAATGGTATCATGTTccctaaaaatatacatttcaaCTCTTGTTATTAATAAGTGATgcttttaattactttttttttataagatcaatactataaataataattactcaagtaataattattataaacttttattttcattctaaTCCCACTTGAGGTGAAACTATCATAGCTTTCATGACATAAAAatcgtaaataataaaatttcaagtatttttattacaaaccTGTGACTCATTGCACTTTTTGTATGCAAAACAGGCTCTGGGTTCCATTCTGTAGTTTCTTCTTCAAATTTCACAGTAGTGTAATCTGTATTTATTGCACTTGGTGCAGACATACTAATTGCCCGACTTACATCCAAATtagaactataaaatttttattaaaccaataataataataataaagttatgaaataataatatagagcAGTAAATAGcttgaaaataacaattaaaataaattttattgaacttgATTTCAATatcaagtatttattattgttaacaaaataataatgaatatgaatataaatattaaaatcctCGGtaggtaaaatatttaataacatacCGAGGATATACACGATTAAGCAATACGCTGGTCTCCTCGTTCATCATGCAGGAATCAGTATTATACTGATTAAATTTGTCAGAAGACGTTGGTGAGGACATAGCAGCTGCTTGGCTCACCCAACATTCTACTGGACTCTCTGACCTATTGTCATTTTGTTAGTTACatcatatacacatacatacccacttaaaatatacaattttaagattaaaatatatcatattattatatactccaaacaattaaattattaatttaacaaacaaaaaaaaagttattatattaaattatcaagcaaataataaaactcaacaaccataaaacattattattattattactattttaatagAATATAACTTTGAACTgtgtttattttgttttgcttttataatttatatgcgtcaattaaattatctacatCTATCATCaaatacgaaaatttattgaaaaaattttatgaataataataataataataataataataataataataataataataataataataataataataataataataataataataataataataataataataatttatccataaacagaaaaaaaactaattgtttttaaaaaattaacaattaaagcCCAAAAGCATaagtgatataaaaaaattaattatccaacCGTACacaatacaatataatatgaTATTACGTAAGTGAATAAGtagatatcgaaaaaaaataaataataataataacaataataataaataaaaatacatacgtttaacttttaatgtaaaagattattattattattattattattattttcattttcattttgttttattaattaaataaattatgataaaataaacgaGAGTTAATAATACCTAGCTCTTTCGCTGAGTAATGAAATATGACAATTCCATCCACTCTCAAGACCCATCTTCTCGGAGAATACACGCGAACGTAATTCATTTTCCTTGCTGAAGTGAACAAATCTTATACACGCCCTTTCTAATTGTTCAATCAATTGGACCTAATAATATCCCATTGTTATGGTTGCCATTGTCAGTGACCaatataattaagaaattatttcaattaataacgaaatatgagaatatatatattttttttaattattattaatatcttttgCAAGCATCAGTTAGACaacattacttttattaagtaaaaatattaataatgataattacagtaaaatacAAACCATGTCTGCTTGAGCTTGATACTGCATTGTTACCAttccaataaatatttgattacaTTGCATTTCAAAACAACTatcaatatcattaatttcttCATCTTTATTTTCTGTACAAAGTAATGaatctataataaaaagtaattcataaatatttaaaaattattttattattaatattattattattattgttattgttgttgttgttgttgttgttgttgttattattaaatacaatatttaccTGTAGAATGAAATTGTCCTAATAATCCTTTAACACGTGGATCTAAAACATTTCGAAAATCCCATGGTAATGGTGTTGGACTTCTGTGAGGAGCATATAAATGTTTACTATCAGATGGAagttctaaatatatatttgataatttattgttgacgTTGTGAATCAGTGGTCTGTATGCAAACGCAGTACAGTACGATGTTAAACTTGTTCGTTGATAaaaatcttgaattttttttctgcatattttaataataaaaataattataaattatatagaaataattatgttatgatagaagaaatatatgtataattttaaacctgTCAGAGGCAGTTAATGGACAAAGATCATGACCATCCCAAAATTCAATACACGAATCCAATATAATATCAGCAGTACCTTGGGTTAATAGTTGTAAGCTACCACCTGTACGTTCTTTCATGACAACTGCTACCATATGgggaaatggaaatttaagCTTTGTTGCGATACTTAATGATCTAGCAAATTTAATATCACGTCTAACCATTTCCGGttgctaaaatatatattaacattaattatttaattaatatctaatactaactttttgttaataaaatatacatacaacATGTCGAAAAGTTGAAAGCTGTTGttctaattgaaaaatttcttgagctTGTTCTTG
The sequence above is drawn from the Microplitis demolitor isolate Queensland-Clemson2020A chromosome 3, iyMicDemo2.1a, whole genome shotgun sequence genome and encodes:
- the LOC103573694 gene encoding transmembrane protein 94 isoform X5; its protein translation is MLGDNSGGDASNIVSRDAQNSDHQCKMENKLGLTNKEALNILHDEIERVLIEYQDDYYKNKKYRDWLKDTLHHKSQYTTLCWTSAVALFINAITLIIAYFNTHELRSYSSLPYEGLIVCGLVVLNFILVISDNILRHNEIPHRIKILLTKINAAQSLCKWEPENFPHLCTPLSPCVTLQWTYRDNAIVNLPWALLVTGDVIIIKPGQQVPGHCIPYNDPNGTVLHAKEIYNPNVNHNTNDIFTSPQPRIPLKNQIYILKETPYLINLRMALDQALDRPVTYHNRKRHLLMICCIEQLVYPILLIIVLLINLLRHLYFHKYAGTGHWTELYLLQPVAVTLPLLPIIFPVFWIFLNCFGMARFKALFQLYQSSSKISLVDPFDDTDIAGPNNPEVVYNWSELAEYFFAIVFGREFMMSRSASILHVLGSVTALCCIDKKGILSWANPTAEKVFFLRNANAVSRTSSSVSLDKPSESPRTATTTEPPVIEQKQQQQQQQQQQQQQQQQQQQQQQRTSYNHHVAEVLDLTHDHALPFRLQFDDPSWRHHLNSLKPLGLAILLNTCNMETQEHYTQFCCHITCEALYNDNLVPVINRSYNCNNDKIDSHEKDTIMQSSRRTNLIVEESENIGKTGCLCELAKQIGFQEQAQEIFQLEQQLSTFRHVQPEMVRRDIKFARSLSIATKLKFPFPHMVAVVMKERTGGSLQLLTQGTADIILDSCIEFWDGHDLCPLTASDRKKIQDFYQRTSLTSYCTAFAYRPLIHNVNNKLSNIYLELPSDSKHLYAPHRSPTPLPWDFRNVLDPRVKGLLGQFHSTDSLLCTENKDEEINDIDSCFEMQCNQIFIGMVTMQYQAQADMVQLIEQLERACIRFVHFSKENELRSRVFSEKMGLESGWNCHISLLSERASSNLDVSRAISMSAPSAINTDYTTVKFEEETTEWNPEPVLHTKSAMSHREHDTIRSEDSVLVQSVDLESGHEAWRSLSCLTDSTEQSAPVNFDLSNRAKLPRGIDKIRPHIEMVDNVPLLVSLFTDCNTTVTREMLHIMQDYGEVVCVLGSSANAENMPIFMQADAGVAVEPLYPQVCQKVPVMMNPHDYQGPSPVDLSRALNSIACSLSLKREDPIALFHLVMEARDYMRCLWNCVQFWLCCVVTLSFAQALSVFLLLPPLLSISQVMWLICLIIPLLSMSIMATPTDPTIMQRATGKNQCVINGEVAFFVIWCYGSKFLPTIITLVLSQMVFYLFLCPLYTIKTTTTPTINRECFYIYPEVNNSDVSWGGWNSQPNIIFMMQHFSLTLIVLHFVTISSGFVHREYLIFRRLPFNNLFWFFNIVIVLGLQALFSGNTLYNLLKEEQQKNSKFPIQLPLYFLISIPIVFTINELVKWQEIKANVRYQKRARLEFGTKLGMNSPF
- the LOC103573694 gene encoding transmembrane protein 94 isoform X6, which translates into the protein MLGDNSGGDASNIVSRDAQNSDHQCKMENKLGLTNKEALNILHDEIERVLIEYQDDYYKNKKYRDWLKDTLHHKSQYTTLCWTSAVALFINAITLIIAYFNTHELRSYSSLPYEGLIVCGLVVLNFILVISDNILRHNEIPHRIKILLTKINAAQSLCKWEPENFPHLCTPLSPCVTLQWTYRDNAIVNLPWALLVTGDVIIIKPGQQVPGHCIPYNDPNGTVLHAKEIYNPNVNHNTNDIFTSPQPRIPLKNQIYILKETPYLINLRMALDQALDRPVTYHNRKRHLLMICCIEQLVYPILLIIVLLINLLRHLYFHKYAGTGHWTELYLLQPVAVTLPLLPIIFPVFWIFLNCFGMARFKALFQLYQSSSKISLVDPFDDTDIAGPNNPEVVYNWSELAEYFFAIVFGREFMMSRSASILHVLGSVTALCCIDKKGILSWANPTAEKVFFLRNANAVSRTSSSVSLDKPSESPRTATTTEPPVIEQKQQQQQQQQQQQQQQQQQQQQQQRTSYNHHVAEVLDLTHDHALPFRLQFDDPSWRHHLNSLKPLGLAILLNTCNMETQEHYTQFCCHITCEALYNDNLVPVINRSYNCNNDKIDSHEKDTIMQSSRRTNLIVEESENIGKTGCLCELAKQIGFQEQAQEIFQLEQQLSTFRHVQPEMVRRDIKFARSLSIATKLKFPFPHMVAVVMKERTGGSLQLLTQGTADIILDSCIEFWDGHDLCPLTASDRKKIQDFYQRTSLTSYCTAFAYRPLIHNVNNKLSNIYLELPSDSKHLYAPHRSPTPLPWDFRNVLDPRVKGLLGQFHSTDSLLCTENKDEEINDIDSCFEMQCNQIFIGMVTMQYQAQADMVQLIEQLERACIRFVHFSKENELRSRVFSEKMGLESGWNCHISLLSERARSESPVECWVSQAAAMSSPTSSDKFNQYNTDSCMMNEETSVLLNRVYPRSNLDVSRAISMSAPSAINTDYTTVKFEEETTEWNPEPVLHTKSAMSHREHDTIRSEDSVLVQSVDLESGHEAWRSLSCLTDSTEQSAPVNFDLSNRAKLPRGIDKIRPHIEMVDNVPLLVSLFTDCNTTVTREMLHIMQDYGEVVCVLGSSANAENMPIFMQADAGVAVEPLYPQVCQKVPVMMNPHDYQGPSPVDLSRALNSIACSLSLKREDPIALFHLVMEARDYMRCLWNCVQFWLCCVVTLSFAQALSVFLLLPPLLSISQVMWLICLIIPLLSMSIMATPTDPTIMQRATGKNQCVINGEVAFFVIWCYGSKFLPTIITLVLSQMVFYLFLCPLYTIKTTTTPTINRECFYIYPEVNNSDVSWGGWNSQPNIIFMMQHFSLTLIVLHFVTISSGFVHREYLIFRRLPFNNLFWFFNIVIVITSSIFW
- the LOC103573694 gene encoding transmembrane protein 94 isoform X1; its protein translation is MLGDNSGGDASNIVSRDAQNSDHQCKMENKLGLTNKEALNILHDEIERVLIEYQDDYYKNKKYRDWLKDTLHHKSQYTTLCWTSAVALFINAITLIIAYFNTHELRSYSSLPYEGLIVCGLVVLNFILVISDNILRHNEIPHRIKILLTKINAAQSLCKWEPENFPHLCTPLSPCVTLQWTYRDNAIVNLPWALLVTGDVIIIKPGQQVPGHCIPYNDPNGTVLHAKEIYNPNVNHNTNDIFTSPQPRIPLKNQIYILKETPYLINLRMALDQALDRPVTYHNRKRHLLMICCIEQLVYPILLIIVLLINLLRHLYFHKYAGTGHWTELYLLQPVAVTLPLLPIIFPVFWIFLNCFGMARFKALFQLYQSSSKISLVDPFDDTDIAGPNNPEVVYNWSELAEYFFAIVFGREFMMSRSASILHVLGSVTALCCIDKKGILSWANPTAEKVFFLRNANAVSRTSSSVSLDKPSESPRTATTTEPPVIEQKQQQQQQQQQQQQQQQQQQQQQQRTSYNHHVAEVLDLTHDHALPFRLQFDDPSWRHHLNSLKPLGLAILLNTCNMETQEHYTQFCCHITCEALYNDNLVPVINRSYNCNNDKIDSHEKDTIMQSSRRTNLIVEESENIGKTGCLCELAKQIGFQEQAQEIFQLEQQLSTFRHVQPEMVRRDIKFARSLSIATKLKFPFPHMVAVVMKERTGGSLQLLTQGTADIILDSCIEFWDGHDLCPLTASDRKKIQDFYQRTSLTSYCTAFAYRPLIHNVNNKLSNIYLELPSDSKHLYAPHRSPTPLPWDFRNVLDPRVKGLLGQFHSTDSLLCTENKDEEINDIDSCFEMQCNQIFIGMVTMQYQAQADMVQLIEQLERACIRFVHFSKENELRSRVFSEKMGLESGWNCHISLLSERARSESPVECWVSQAAAMSSPTSSDKFNQYNTDSCMMNEETSVLLNRVYPRSNLDVSRAISMSAPSAINTDYTTVKFEEETTEWNPEPVLHTKSAMSHREHDTIRSEDSVLVQSVDLESGHEAWRSLSCLTDSTEQSAPVNFDLSNRAKLPRGIDKIRPHIEMVDNVPLLVSLFTDCNTTVTREMLHIMQDYGEVVCVLGSSANAENMPIFMQADAGVAVEPLYPQVCQKVPVMMNPHDYQGPSPVDLSRALNSIACSLSLKREDPIALFHLVMEARDYMRCLWNCVQFWLCCVVTLSFAQALSVFLLLPPLLSISQVMWLICLIIPLLSMSIMATPTDPTIMQRATGKNQCVINGEVAFFVIWCYGSKFLPTIITLVLSQMVFYLFLCPLYTIKTTTTPTINRECFYIYPEVNNSDVSWGGWNSQPNIIFMMQHFSLTLIVLHFVTISSGFVHREYLIFRRLPFNNLFWFFNIVIVLGLQALFSGNTLYNLLKEEQQKNSKFPIQLPLYFLISIPIVFTINELVKWQEIKANVRYQKRARLEFGTKLGMNSPF